CGTTCCGGTCATGAAGAAGGATGGACGGGTCAGAGTTTGCATAGACTATCGAGATCTAAACCGAGCaagcccaaaggatgatttcccGCTACCGCATATTGATGTTTTGGTTGATAGCACCGCGGGATTTGAActattctccttcatggatgggTTCTCTGGATACAACCAGattaggatgaaagaagagGATAAGAGTAAAACATCCTTCATTACACCATGGGGGACCTTTTGTTACAGGGTGATGCCGTTTGGCCTAAAGAATGCGGGAGCCACATATCAAAGAGCAATGGTCACcttattccatgacatgatgcatgaggaaatagaggtatatgtcgatgatatgaTTGCCAAATCAAAGCATGGAGAAGACCATATTAGGGTTCTAAAGAAGTTATTTGACCGGCTCAGGAAATTTAAGCTGAAACTTAATCCTGCCAAATGCATATTTGGAGCAAAGTCTGGGAAGCTATTAGGTTTTATGGTCGTAGTGTCGAGGCATTGAAATCGATCCGTCGAAAGTTAAAGCCATTTGCGACCTCAAAGCTCCCTCTACTGTCAAGGAAGTTCGAAGTCTCCTGGGTAGATTGAACTATATCGCAAGATTTATTTCTCAATTGTCGGAGACAGCCAAACCATTCTTCAAACTCCTAAGGAAGAATACTAAGATTGAATGGGATGCCGAATGCCAGAAAGCCTTTGAAGAGATAAAGCAATACCTTCTTCAGCCACCAAAGGCTGGTACCACCGCCCAAGAATACCACCGGTCCTCTACTTAACCATCCATAAGGAGTCACTAGGGGCCATGCTTGCCCAGAAGAGGCCAAGTGATCAAAAAGAATGCGCGATATATTATCTCAGCAAGAAATTCACTGTTTCTGAGATGAATTACTCAGAAGTAGAAAAAACATGTGTAGCATTGATTTGGGTATTGCACCGGCTACGCCAATACACTCTTCACCATCAGATTTTGCTCGTGACAGAGAATGACCCAATCAAGTATTTGCTAGAAAAGCCAGCTTTAGTTGGGAAGATGGCTAAATGGCAAGTcctaatttctgaatttgataTACAAAGTGTAGCACATAAATCACCAAAGGAGAGCCATAGCCGATATGTTGGCTGAAAATCCTAGAGAAGCAGAATTTTTCGACACAGCGGACTTCCTGGACGAACGTATTTTGGCAGTAGCAAATGATAAATGGACCATGTACTTCGACGGGGCTGTAAATTTATCTAGCTCTAGGACTGGGGTAGTTTTGATCTCTCTAACTGGCCAACATTATCCTgtagctgcaaaattgatattccctTGCACTAATAATATATCAGAATACGAAGCGTGCATCATCAGCTTGCAATTAGCCATTGACATGAATGTCAAGAATTTACAGGTATATGGCGATTCTGCACTTATTATTCTGCAAACAGAGGGTCGCTGTCGGACACGCGATCATAAGCTGATCCCATATCATGAATTCCTTGAAGAATTAACAAAGAAATTCGAGGACATATCCTTTGAATATTTGCCAAGGTCCCGAAATCAATTTGCTGACGCATTGGCCACATTGTCATCAATGTTGCATGTGATGGAGGGATTGGATATTGAGCCATTAAAGATCGAGATTCTCAAGCACCCACTACCGTATATGTCAGTTGAAGGCGAACTA
The window above is part of the Eucalyptus grandis isolate ANBG69807.140 chromosome 6, ASM1654582v1, whole genome shotgun sequence genome. Proteins encoded here:
- the LOC120294904 gene encoding uncharacterized protein Mb2253c-like → MLAENPREAEFFDTADFLDERILAVANDKWTMYFDGAVNLSSSRTGVVLISLTGQHYPVAAKLIFPCTNNISEYEACIISLQLAIDMNVKNLQVYGDSALIILQTEGRCRTRDHKLIPYHEFLEELTKKFEDISFEYLPRSRNQFADALATLSSMLHVMEGLDIEPLKIEILKHPLPYMSVEGELDGEPWYHDILNYLQLGEFPQGCEVADKKYIKKLASKFFVSGGVLYKRSFDSVLLKCVDAREANQLMKEIHEESADHT